A region from the Lates calcarifer isolate ASB-BC8 linkage group LG2, TLL_Latcal_v3, whole genome shotgun sequence genome encodes:
- the LOC108877025 gene encoding pro-cathepsin H translates to MALRVVWFISTVFSFVHLTPLISLEEEYQFKQWMSQHNKVYDAEQYYHRFQTFTENKRIIDRHNAGNHSFTMGLNQFSDMTFEEFRKSFLLTEPQNCSVTKGRHVCRNGPLPKFVDWRTKGNFVTPVKDQGRCGSCWTFSTTGCLESVNAIATGKLIPLSEQQLIDCSRHFNNYGCLGGLPSQAFEYIKYNKGLMTEEDYPYKGFDDTCHFEPALAAAFVLDVVNITSNDEKAMVDAVARLNPVTFSFDVTDEFMHYREGVYYSTRCKNTADKVNHAVLAVGYGIDDSGTPYWIAKNSWGALWGKDGYFLIERGKNMCGLATCSSYPLPSV, encoded by the exons ATGGCGCTCAGGGTCGTTTGGTTCATTTCCACCGTTTTTAGTTTTGTTCATTTGACACCTTTAATTTCACTCGAAG AGGAATATCAGTTCAAACAGTGGATGTCACAG CACAACAAGGTTTATGATGCTGAGCAGTATTACCACCGGTTCCAGACCTTCACTGAGAACAAGAGAATAATTGATCGTCATAATGCTGGGAATCACTCCTTCACAA TGGGCCTGAATCAGTTCTCGGACATGACATTTGAAGAATTCAGGAAATCCTTCCTTTTGACAGAGCCACAG AATTGCTCAGTTACTAAAGGGCGACATGTCTGCAGGAACGGTCCTTTACCCAAGTTTGTGGACTGGAGGACGAAAGGCAACTTTGTGACTCCGGTGAAGGATCAG GGTCGCTGTGGAAGCTGCTGGACTTTCTCCACCACTGGTTGTTTGGAGTCAGTGAACGCTATCGCAACTGGGAAGCTAATACCTCTG tctgagcagcagctgataGACTGTTCCAGACACTTCAACAATTATGGATGCCTGGG GGGGCTCCCCAGCCAGGCGTTTGAGTACATCAAATACAACAAAGGTCTTATGACAGAGGAGGACTATCCTTACAAAGGCTTT gATGACACCTGCCATTTTGAGCCTGCGCTTGCAGCTGCTTTTGTCCTGGATGTTGTCAACATAACAAGT AATGACGAAAAGGCCATGGTTGATGCCGTGGCCCGGCTCAATCCTGTGACCTTCAGCTTTGATGTCACAGATGAATTCATGCATTACAGAGAAGGTGTTTACTACAG CACCCGGTGTAAGAACACAGCAGACAAGGTGAATCATGCGGTCCTCGCTGTGGGTTATGGCATTGACGACAGCGGCACACCATATTGGATTGCGAAGAACTCTTGGGGCGCATTGTGGGGAAAGGACGG GTATTTTTTGATTGAGCGAGGAAAAAACATGTGTGGACTGGCTACATGCTCTTCCTACCCTCTACCTTCAGTCTGA